The bacterium genome includes a window with the following:
- a CDS encoding 4Fe-4S binding protein, giving the protein MGKYNTAMVIEIEVPKTHTCIARCKGGKTETGDLFDYQGPYDCRISSVILQGNKRCVFGCLGQGHCASVCPEGAIIISANRLPVIDPGKCKACGTCIKECPRQVLELIPRTHLVYLACRSLDRGEPVKNVCTVGCDACGTCVQVCPYQDAIRMLDNLPVMDFTKCTSCGICHKKCPTTSLIDRAPARPHAIISSQCDGCGECLKVCQFEAIKGEAGKRHNIIKENCNGCGRCFEVCPIKVITMMGALGYANKNG; this is encoded by the coding sequence TTGGGTAAGTATAATACCGCCATGGTGATTGAGATCGAAGTCCCGAAAACTCACACCTGCATCGCCCGTTGCAAGGGCGGGAAGACCGAAACCGGCGATCTTTTTGATTATCAGGGCCCGTATGACTGCCGTATCAGCAGCGTGATCCTGCAAGGTAACAAGCGGTGCGTGTTCGGTTGTCTGGGCCAGGGTCACTGCGCGTCGGTCTGCCCCGAAGGCGCGATCATAATAAGCGCGAACCGCCTTCCGGTCATAGATCCCGGCAAATGCAAGGCGTGCGGCACCTGTATCAAGGAATGCCCCCGCCAGGTCCTTGAGCTGATACCGCGGACCCATCTCGTGTATCTGGCGTGCCGGTCCCTTGACCGCGGCGAGCCGGTCAAGAACGTGTGCACGGTAGGCTGCGATGCCTGCGGCACATGCGTACAGGTCTGCCCGTACCAGGATGCGATCCGGATGTTGGACAACCTTCCGGTCATGGATTTCACGAAATGCACTTCCTGCGGCATCTGCCATAAGAAATGTCCCACCACTTCGCTCATCGACCGTGCTCCGGCAAGACCGCATGCGATCATTTCAAGCCAGTGTGACGGCTGCGGTGAATGCCTTAAAGTTTGCCAGTTCGAAGCGATCAAGGGCGAAGCCGGCAAGCGCCATAACATTATCAAGGAAAACTGCAATGGGTGCGGGAGATGCTTCGAGGTCTGCCCGATCAAAGTGATCACGATGATGGGCGCATTGGGGTACGCAAACAAGAATGGTTAA
- a CDS encoding cupin domain-containing protein: protein MGKQFDYVTKLDIKYKHFELIDIPKMVTECKDKWYNQTLTRVNDCVIRVGIVQGEYHWHKHDDTDEFFFVLDGYLFIDLKDRTIELYADQGVTISKGFTHRTRAPQRTVMLMMEASTIQPSGD from the coding sequence GTGGGAAAACAATTCGATTACGTGACCAAACTGGATATCAAATACAAGCATTTCGAACTTATTGATATTCCTAAAATGGTGACCGAATGCAAAGACAAGTGGTACAACCAGACGCTCACAAGGGTTAATGACTGCGTAATAAGGGTTGGCATAGTCCAGGGCGAGTATCACTGGCATAAGCATGATGATACCGATGAATTCTTTTTTGTCTTGGACGGTTACTTGTTTATCGATCTGAAGGACAGAACGATTGAATTGTATGCCGATCAGGGAGTGACGATATCAAAGGGCTTTACGCACCGGACAAGAGCCCCGCAAAGAACAGTGATGCTCATGATGGAAGCCAGCACCATCCAGCCGTCCGGAGATTAA
- a CDS encoding YaaC family protein, whose product MLTCHTFELHGATGSVKKDVTNLKNELITFRSSGILSSLCNYFGESGCNEYSLKDLLYNLPFIHRCFYLTFPSGYSEIYIPVINPHFVAKCRSNEAWICAELPENYSNQYIINKISPMGYEKDEGVKDKFIVRKKKRFDWYRSGNERKNNIIKLTTYHEKIRKDFQYIFGSNTLWYLKRHTHPKAIGRHPLTIMLASMHRLSELARYQPTVLFRHFELKQNWLLSEFIKAAPIEFIDQISCEITNQNFMLPAVRQPC is encoded by the coding sequence ATGCTGACCTGCCACACTTTTGAGCTTCATGGAGCAACGGGTAGCGTTAAAAAGGATGTTACGAATCTGAAAAATGAATTAATAACATTTCGTTCCAGTGGAATTTTATCAAGTTTGTGTAATTATTTTGGCGAATCTGGCTGTAATGAATATTCACTAAAAGATTTGCTATATAATTTACCGTTTATTCATCGTTGTTTCTATCTTACATTTCCAAGTGGATATTCCGAAATATATATTCCAGTAATCAATCCCCATTTTGTGGCTAAATGTAGGTCAAATGAAGCGTGGATTTGTGCTGAATTACCAGAAAATTATTCAAACCAATATATAATAAACAAAATTAGTCCAATGGGTTATGAAAAAGATGAGGGTGTCAAAGATAAGTTCATAGTAAGAAAGAAGAAACGTTTTGACTGGTATCGTTCTGGAAATGAAAGGAAAAACAATATAATAAAATTAACAACATATCACGAAAAAATTAGAAAGGATTTTCAATATATATTTGGTAGCAACACTTTATGGTATTTAAAAAGACATACACATCCAAAAGCTATCGGCAGACATCCCTTGACTATTATGCTTGCTTCAATGCACAGGCTAAGTGAATTGGCAAGATATCAACCAACCGTGCTTTTTAGGCATTTTGAGCTAAAACAAAACTGGTTACTATCAGAATTTATTAAAGCCGCACCCATTGAATTTATAGACCAAATATCATGTGAAATTACAAACCAAAATTTCATGCTTCCAGCAGTACGCCAACCGTGTTAA
- a CDS encoding ATP-binding protein — translation MSRPNRRERNFMEIAVEEMKLAKSEHINKVDPMVGAVLVNKNKKTFSRAHRCHFSAGDHAEFTILMKMQTDEDSFGGTLYTTLEPCTERKPPKIPCAQRIVEKGIVRVVVGILDPNPEIHGVIYLRKHGVKVDFFDEDLAEEIRIINKDYLSNMQNKSKKKEDTMTMPDKMECPSLEEERPVPEASTSDFSYKAIENYLKKKKLSYQIPSIKLWDYFRKVKYLVKRGGHNIPTLAGIVIFGEHPEVFLKEHTITVECFSGIPKDGISLEKIVGDGSGNITGPLFNMVEASVNFYKKHVTKVPRIKGFQRANKDFEYPEEVIREAIVNALVHRDYTLGAHISFRMFRDRVIIKSPGHLLRPNTIERIKSFDVTNVRRNQRIADAAFVMDLMEREGYGIPGMPSQLRNYGLRPPDFDYDGGYFVVTFYGREKSAPIYRIPQETYAQLTDREKEILNFIWERGRVASEDITKRFKITRETANQKFRKLMSLNFIERKGTGRATYYVLVHI, via the coding sequence ATGAGTAGGCCTAATAGGAGAGAGAGAAATTTCATGGAAATTGCTGTTGAGGAGATGAAACTAGCAAAATCAGAGCATATTAACAAAGTAGATCCTATGGTCGGGGCTGTGTTGGTTAACAAAAATAAAAAAACATTTTCCAGGGCTCATCGTTGTCATTTCAGTGCTGGCGATCATGCAGAGTTCACAATTTTGATGAAAATGCAGACTGATGAAGATTCATTTGGTGGTACACTATATACGACCTTAGAGCCGTGCACTGAACGAAAGCCACCTAAAATACCCTGTGCTCAAAGGATAGTTGAGAAAGGTATTGTTAGAGTAGTAGTTGGTATTCTTGACCCTAATCCTGAGATACATGGTGTAATATATCTACGCAAGCATGGCGTAAAAGTTGATTTCTTTGATGAAGATCTTGCGGAGGAAATAAGAATAATAAACAAAGATTATTTAAGTAATATGCAAAACAAAAGCAAAAAAAAGGAGGATACTATGACAATGCCAGATAAAATGGAATGTCCATCGCTTGAAGAAGAAAGACCAGTGCCTGAAGCTTCTACCAGTGATTTTTCATATAAGGCAATTGAAAATTATTTAAAAAAGAAAAAGTTGTCATATCAAATTCCGTCCATAAAATTATGGGATTACTTTAGGAAGGTAAAATATCTAGTTAAACGGGGAGGTCATAATATACCGACTTTAGCTGGAATTGTGATTTTCGGAGAACACCCTGAGGTTTTTCTTAAAGAACATACCATTACAGTAGAGTGTTTTAGTGGGATTCCCAAAGATGGAATATCGCTTGAAAAAATAGTTGGAGATGGTAGTGGGAACATCACTGGTCCACTGTTTAACATGGTAGAAGCTTCTGTAAATTTTTATAAGAAACACGTTACCAAGGTACCTCGAATCAAGGGCTTCCAGAGGGCGAATAAAGATTTTGAATACCCTGAGGAAGTCATTCGAGAAGCCATAGTTAATGCATTGGTTCACAGGGATTACACACTAGGTGCCCATATCTCATTCCGAATGTTTAGAGATAGGGTAATAATAAAAAGCCCTGGGCATCTTCTCCGACCCAATACAATAGAACGTATAAAATCTTTTGATGTGACTAATGTTAGACGAAATCAAAGAATAGCCGACGCGGCATTTGTTATGGATTTAATGGAAAGAGAGGGTTATGGTATTCCTGGTATGCCTTCTCAACTGAGAAATTATGGGCTTCGTCCTCCTGATTTTGATTATGATGGGGGATATTTTGTTGTCACTTTCTACGGTCGGGAGAAGTCGGCACCGATATACAGAATTCCACAAGAAACATACGCTCAGCTTACAGATAGAGAGAAAGAGATTCTGAATTTCATCTGGGAGCGTGGGAGAGTAGCAAGTGAAGATATCACAAAAAGGTTCAAAATTACCAGGGAAACCGCAAACCAAAAGTTCAGAAAATTGATGAGCCTCAATTTTATAGAAAGAAAAGGCACTGGAAGAGCTACATATTATGTACTAGTGCATATTTAA
- a CDS encoding M1 family metallopeptidase: MTIITFFLFSQSFFDLENKQVFYHEPVRAESTHSYDVLHYLVDLDLPMTSRYLSGAVTIAMRSNQNNLTFLDLYLSGLQVDSVRVDGLTAAFTHSNDTLIVNLPQTYDLGDSFAVKVGYSGTQTGNMGYLWYASTKTISYTLGCAFAEKKWLPCYDALWDKADNGAEYYITVPDSFSVCANGEYLGKTVNQGYATYRWKHDFPVSVYLMHFASSIYSTYSDWYHPTASDSIELKYYFWPQDTIGAHNAFSLTADMMSFYDSLFGNYPFERYGMNVVYPFYYGGMEHQTMVTILRGWIQGPPNYYGIAHELSHMWWGDMVTCFGWKNVWLNEGFATYCDALYREHRDGHAAFINTMLNRRSTYFGGEDAYPHPIYDPPVDLIFSGSHSYYKGSWVLHMIRYLCHDDSTWLDLMAAYRDSFEYSNASTDDLNRIMNQTLAGDYDWFFQEWVYDMGYPVYQVQWNKIFESPNWRLVLDVDQVQTIGPAVFHMPLPIGVNYAAGDTIVTLAVDSSYEHVECMLPQEPVSIVIDPETWIIQKNTVTAIDESHIAAPPAMIEQVQTIGRAIRIHTDRQAMIEIFDISGRKVLQKYCQELIFKPHVAGVYHAVIEGRNYRLVIVD; encoded by the coding sequence ATGACGATCATTACATTTTTTTTATTTTCCCAGTCATTTTTTGATCTTGAGAACAAACAGGTTTTCTACCACGAGCCGGTCCGGGCCGAATCGACGCATTCGTATGACGTCCTGCATTACCTGGTCGACCTTGACCTGCCGATGACGTCGCGCTACCTGAGCGGAGCAGTCACGATCGCCATGCGCAGCAATCAGAATAACCTGACATTTCTTGATCTGTATCTTTCGGGACTGCAGGTGGATTCAGTGAGAGTCGACGGCCTGACCGCGGCCTTCACGCACAGCAACGACACGCTGATCGTTAACCTGCCGCAAACTTACGACCTCGGCGATTCTTTCGCGGTCAAGGTCGGGTACAGCGGGACCCAGACCGGCAACATGGGGTATCTCTGGTACGCCTCGACTAAAACGATATCGTACACGCTGGGCTGCGCTTTCGCGGAAAAAAAGTGGCTGCCCTGCTACGACGCGCTCTGGGATAAGGCCGACAACGGCGCGGAGTATTACATCACGGTCCCGGATTCATTCTCGGTCTGCGCGAACGGTGAGTATCTGGGAAAGACCGTGAACCAGGGGTACGCGACCTATCGCTGGAAACACGATTTTCCCGTTTCGGTTTACCTGATGCATTTCGCTTCGAGCATTTATTCAACGTATTCTGACTGGTACCATCCCACCGCCTCGGACAGCATCGAGCTGAAGTATTATTTCTGGCCGCAGGATACGATCGGGGCGCACAATGCATTCTCGCTGACGGCCGATATGATGAGCTTTTACGATTCGCTCTTCGGCAACTATCCGTTCGAGCGGTACGGCATGAACGTCGTATATCCTTTTTATTACGGCGGCATGGAACACCAGACCATGGTGACGATCCTGCGCGGCTGGATCCAGGGTCCTCCGAATTATTACGGAATAGCTCACGAGCTGTCCCACATGTGGTGGGGGGATATGGTCACCTGCTTTGGCTGGAAGAACGTCTGGTTGAACGAAGGTTTTGCCACTTATTGTGACGCGCTGTACCGGGAACACCGGGATGGCCATGCTGCCTTCATCAACACCATGCTCAACCGCCGCAGCACCTACTTTGGCGGCGAGGACGCATACCCCCACCCGATCTATGATCCGCCCGTGGACCTGATCTTCAGCGGCAGCCACAGTTATTATAAGGGAAGCTGGGTATTGCATATGATCAGGTACCTGTGCCACGATGACTCGACCTGGCTTGATCTTATGGCCGCATACCGGGATTCATTTGAGTACTCAAATGCATCGACCGATGATCTTAACCGCATCATGAACCAGACCCTTGCCGGCGATTACGACTGGTTCTTCCAGGAATGGGTGTATGACATGGGATATCCTGTCTACCAGGTGCAATGGAACAAAATATTCGAATCTCCGAACTGGCGCTTGGTTTTGGATGTCGACCAGGTGCAGACGATCGGGCCCGCGGTATTTCATATGCCCTTGCCCATTGGGGTCAATTATGCCGCCGGTGACACGATCGTCACGCTCGCGGTCGATTCTTCATATGAACACGTTGAGTGCATGTTGCCGCAGGAACCGGTCAGCATCGTGATCGATCCCGAAACCTGGATCATCCAGAAAAATACCGTAACGGCCATTGATGAGTCTCACATTGCTGCACCGCCGGCAATGATCGAACAGGTTCAGACAATTGGCAGAGCGATCCGCATTCATACTGACCGCCAGGCAATGATCGAGATCTTTGATATATCCGGTAGAAAGGTATTGCAGAAATACTGCCAGGAACTGATCTTCAAGCCTCATGTTGCCGGGGTGTATCATGCCGTAATCGAGGGCAGGAATTATCGGTTAGTGATCGTCGATTAA
- a CDS encoding class I SAM-dependent methyltransferase: MNDDNRCWADRIIRKTDPTYKIRADVYKDLILSYLAPRKVWIDIGCGDNSMIMDLGHYTGLAIGTDVKQHTQLVCTPFVCADLFDLPFALGSADLVTLRFVIEHIQNVPKGIAEAERILKPGGHVLIITTNILNPFIFFARLVPFRYKKKMIRSMYDADISNIQPTGNWLNPYQMLKRNTGGLELTHFDFVQDANCARKWLFLLFYSWHLLTKWSNLKLLRTCVVGVLKKKVIIN; encoded by the coding sequence ATGAACGATGACAACAGGTGCTGGGCTGACCGCATCATCAGAAAAACCGATCCCACCTATAAGATCCGCGCCGATGTTTATAAAGATCTAATACTCTCGTATCTAGCGCCGCGAAAAGTCTGGATAGACATCGGCTGCGGCGACAATTCAATGATCATGGATCTGGGTCACTATACCGGGTTAGCGATCGGTACTGATGTTAAACAGCATACCCAACTCGTCTGCACTCCGTTCGTTTGCGCGGATCTATTCGACTTGCCTTTCGCCTTGGGCAGCGCGGACCTTGTCACGCTGCGCTTTGTTATAGAACACATTCAGAACGTTCCGAAAGGAATCGCGGAAGCAGAACGGATCTTGAAACCTGGAGGGCATGTTCTGATCATAACCACGAACATCCTGAACCCTTTCATATTTTTTGCTCGCCTCGTTCCTTTCAGGTATAAGAAAAAGATGATAAGGTCAATGTACGACGCCGACATATCCAATATCCAGCCGACCGGCAACTGGCTCAATCCATACCAGATGTTGAAACGCAATACCGGCGGTCTTGAGTTGACCCATTTTGATTTTGTCCAGGACGCGAATTGCGCGCGCAAATGGCTATTCCTGCTTTTTTATTCATGGCACTTGCTTACTAAATGGAGCAATTTGAAACTGCTCAGGACCTGCGTGGTCGGAGTGCTGAAGAAAAAAGTCATTATTAATTGA
- a CDS encoding 2-oxoacid:acceptor oxidoreductase family protein — MALLEIRWHGRGGQGAKTAALLFADAAVETGKYIQAFPEYGPERMGAPVYAFNRISDKPILQHCGIKEPNIVVVLDPTLMESIDVTEGLAKDGIILVNSQKTAEEIKKQLKITSQKVYVVDASKIANDILKRDIPNTPMLGALIKVSKLLEFEPMLGSVENRLHHKFPTRPDVVDGNIKAIRRAYEEVKEK, encoded by the coding sequence ATGGCATTATTGGAAATAAGATGGCATGGCCGGGGCGGCCAGGGCGCAAAAACCGCCGCTCTGTTATTTGCCGATGCCGCCGTGGAAACCGGAAAATATATCCAGGCGTTCCCGGAATATGGACCCGAACGCATGGGTGCTCCGGTTTATGCCTTTAACCGCATATCTGACAAACCAATACTCCAGCACTGTGGCATTAAGGAGCCCAATATCGTCGTGGTGCTGGATCCAACACTAATGGAGAGTATTGACGTGACCGAAGGATTGGCAAAAGACGGCATCATCCTTGTAAATAGCCAGAAAACAGCCGAGGAGATAAAAAAACAATTGAAAATAACGTCTCAAAAAGTTTACGTTGTCGATGCCAGCAAGATCGCCAATGACATTCTGAAGCGCGACATCCCGAATACGCCAATGCTGGGCGCGCTGATCAAAGTATCAAAGCTGCTTGAGTTCGAGCCCATGCTGGGATCCGTTGAAAACAGATTGCATCACAAATTTCCTACCCGCCCGGATGTGGTCGATGGTAATATCAAGGCCATAAGAAGGGCGTACGAGGAGGTTAAAGAGAAATGA
- a CDS encoding thiamine pyrophosphate-dependent enzyme, with amino-acid sequence MMANIKELAAQKEKFLGGHRACAGCGATIAARQVLLAAQQPVVVGAATGCLEVISTIYPYTAWGVPYIHNAFENVAATISGVESAYRAFRKRGKIDKEIRFIAFGGDGGTYDIGLQALSGMIERRHRMLYVCYNNEAYMNTGIQRSSATPSGAHTTTSPAGTVIPGKMQPRKNLTEIIIAHDPAYAAQASIGHWNDLVTKVRKALDADGPSFINILSPCRLGWAYAPEKTAVVARLAMECCIWSLYEYENGKYKITVKPKEKKPIEEYLKMQGRFGHLFKLKDNTTIPDFQAEIDRQWERLLKRSAE; translated from the coding sequence ATAATGGCTAACATAAAAGAACTCGCGGCTCAAAAGGAAAAATTCCTGGGCGGTCACCGGGCATGCGCCGGCTGCGGCGCGACGATCGCGGCGCGGCAGGTACTGCTTGCAGCCCAGCAACCCGTGGTAGTGGGCGCAGCGACCGGTTGTCTTGAGGTCATCTCGACGATCTACCCTTATACTGCTTGGGGAGTCCCCTACATCCATAACGCGTTCGAGAACGTCGCGGCCACTATTTCGGGCGTGGAATCCGCGTACCGTGCATTCCGGAAGAGGGGCAAGATCGATAAAGAGATCAGGTTCATCGCATTCGGCGGCGACGGCGGGACCTACGACATCGGATTGCAGGCTTTGTCAGGGATGATCGAACGCCGGCATCGCATGCTCTACGTCTGCTACAATAACGAAGCGTACATGAATACGGGGATCCAGCGTTCGTCGGCCACGCCCTCGGGCGCGCACACGACGACATCGCCGGCCGGGACCGTGATCCCGGGCAAGATGCAGCCCCGCAAGAACCTGACCGAGATCATCATCGCGCACGATCCGGCTTATGCGGCGCAGGCGTCGATCGGTCACTGGAACGACCTGGTGACAAAGGTACGCAAAGCGCTCGATGCCGACGGCCCGTCGTTCATAAACATCCTTTCGCCGTGCCGGCTGGGATGGGCTTATGCTCCCGAGAAGACCGCGGTCGTGGCGCGCCTAGCAATGGAGTGCTGTATCTGGTCCTTGTACGAATACGAGAACGGCAAGTACAAGATAACGGTCAAACCCAAAGAGAAAAAGCCGATTGAGGAATATCTGAAGATGCAGGGCCGATTCGGTCATCTGTTCAAGCTCAAAGACAATACTACGATCCCGGATTTTCAGGCCGAGATCGACCGGCAGTGGGAACGTCTGCTCAAGCGCAGCGCAGAATAA
- the porA gene encoding pyruvate ferredoxin oxidoreductase, with translation MAEAMRQINPDVVAAYPITPATEVVQLFASFVADGQVTTEFVPAESEHSALSACVGASSAGARVMTSTSSQGLALMHEILFIAGGLRLPIVICLVNRSLSSPINIHCDHSDSLASRDSGWLQIFTENTQEAYDSTIMAVKIAEEALMPVMVTTDGFIISHGMERVELVDDKEVPKWLGERVVKNSLLDLDHPITLGALDLQDYYFEHKRSQIDAMDHVLPIIDKAQNDFAKEFGRHYPILEEYKMDDAEVAILAMGSTGGTAKVAVERMRENGKKVGLIRCRVYRPFPREAMLKALTKVNVVGIMDRADTLSSMGGHLYNDCRSVLYDSNTKPILKNYVYGLGGRDISIEEIESIYEELLAFKKTGKVDKDIAYYGVRGE, from the coding sequence ATGGCTGAAGCCATGCGCCAGATCAACCCTGACGTGGTCGCCGCTTATCCGATTACACCCGCGACCGAAGTCGTCCAGTTGTTCGCGTCGTTTGTAGCCGATGGACAGGTCACGACCGAATTCGTACCCGCGGAAAGCGAGCACTCGGCGTTGAGTGCCTGCGTGGGCGCGTCGTCTGCCGGTGCCAGGGTTATGACATCAACCTCTTCGCAGGGTCTGGCGTTGATGCACGAGATCCTTTTCATTGCCGGCGGCCTGCGGCTGCCGATCGTGATCTGCCTGGTTAACAGGTCGCTGTCGAGCCCGATCAATATTCATTGCGATCATTCGGATTCGCTGGCATCAAGGGATTCAGGTTGGCTGCAGATATTCACCGAGAATACGCAGGAAGCCTACGACTCGACGATCATGGCCGTTAAAATAGCGGAAGAGGCGCTGATGCCCGTGATGGTCACGACCGACGGATTTATCATCAGTCACGGCATGGAACGGGTGGAGCTCGTCGATGACAAGGAAGTGCCAAAATGGCTGGGAGAGAGAGTAGTGAAGAATTCGCTGCTTGATCTTGATCACCCGATAACCCTTGGCGCCCTTGATCTGCAGGATTATTATTTCGAGCATAAGCGGTCTCAGATCGACGCCATGGACCATGTGCTGCCGATAATCGATAAAGCCCAGAATGATTTTGCTAAAGAATTCGGACGCCACTACCCGATTCTGGAAGAGTACAAGATGGACGACGCCGAAGTGGCGATCCTCGCCATGGGTTCGACCGGCGGTACGGCAAAGGTCGCGGTGGAGCGGATGCGCGAGAACGGCAAGAAAGTCGGTCTGATCCGGTGCCGGGTCTACCGTCCGTTTCCCAGGGAAGCAATGCTCAAGGCACTCACGAAGGTGAATGTTGTCGGCATCATGGACCGGGCGGACACGCTCTCGTCCATGGGCGGCCACCTGTACAATGACTGCCGGTCCGTCCTATACGATTCGAACACGAAACCGATATTGAAGAACTACGTCTACGGCCTGGGCGGAAGGGATATCAGCATCGAAGAGATCGAGAGTATCTACGAGGAACTTCTGGCGTTTAAGAAAACCGGCAAAGTAGACAAGGATATTGCGTATTACGGAGTGCGGGGTGAATAA
- the speB gene encoding agmatinase: protein MKIEYSNSAFKDAKFIIEGFPYDRTSSFIPGSRFGPHYIRFCTENIEWYSPYQKRSVADLKICDLGDLEFTEGQPIKEIEREVRRIYSKGKTGIFLGGEHTISYPITKAIHSVKGRFSVIHFDAHADLRDEFSGEKVCHACAIRRVSDVVGFKNIYQFGIRSGTEEEFKMHKNLFKFDVYKPLKKIMAKIKDPIYLTIDVDVVDPSELSAVATPEPGGISFRELVDSLLLLKSKKIIGADIVEYNPLSASPWASGSLVADILRELLLIV, encoded by the coding sequence ATGAAGATCGAATACAGCAATTCAGCATTCAAAGATGCGAAGTTTATCATCGAAGGGTTCCCTTATGACCGGACCTCGTCCTTTATCCCCGGCTCCAGGTTCGGGCCGCATTATATCCGGTTCTGCACCGAGAATATCGAATGGTATTCGCCCTATCAAAAAAGATCAGTGGCCGATCTGAAGATCTGTGACCTTGGTGACCTGGAATTCACAGAGGGACAGCCGATAAAGGAGATCGAACGAGAAGTGCGGCGCATATACTCAAAAGGTAAGACCGGCATTTTCCTGGGCGGAGAGCACACGATCAGTTATCCGATAACCAAGGCGATCCACTCGGTCAAGGGCCGGTTCTCGGTCATCCATTTTGACGCCCATGCCGACCTCCGTGACGAATTTTCTGGCGAGAAGGTATGCCATGCCTGCGCGATCCGGCGGGTGAGCGATGTCGTCGGTTTCAAAAACATTTACCAGTTCGGGATCCGTTCCGGCACTGAAGAAGAATTTAAAATGCATAAGAACCTTTTCAAATTCGACGTTTACAAACCATTGAAAAAGATCATGGCGAAGATAAAAGATCCGATCTACCTGACGATCGATGTCGACGTCGTGGATCCATCGGAGCTGTCCGCGGTGGCGACGCCCGAGCCCGGCGGGATCTCCTTCCGTGAGCTCGTTGATTCACTATTGCTTCTCAAAAGCAAAAAGATCATCGGCGCCGATATCGTCGAATACAATCCCCTGTCCGCCTCGCCCTGGGCATCAGGGTCCCTGGTCGCGGATATTTTAAGGGAATTGCTTTTAATAGTATAA
- a CDS encoding 4Fe-4S binding protein: MKKEKKGWKDLPIGLVLEAGTSQEFETGDWRSDKPVWDSKKCTHCMICWIYCPDSAIIVKDGKVQGIDYRYCKGCGICAEECPPKVKAITMVREEK; encoded by the coding sequence ATGAAAAAGGAAAAGAAAGGCTGGAAGGATTTGCCGATTGGATTGGTCCTGGAAGCCGGGACCAGCCAGGAATTCGAAACCGGCGATTGGCGGAGCGACAAGCCGGTCTGGGATTCGAAAAAATGCACGCACTGCATGATATGCTGGATCTACTGCCCGGATTCGGCAATAATCGTCAAGGATGGTAAAGTGCAGGGGATCGATTACCGGTACTGCAAGGGCTGCGGGATCTGCGCGGAAGAATGCCCGCCCAAGGTCAAAGCTATTACCATGGTCCGGGAGGAAAAATGA